One window from the genome of Vibrio vulnificus NBRC 15645 = ATCC 27562 encodes:
- the nhaC gene encoding Na+/H+ antiporter NhaC, translating to MKQEITRLPSLPQVLISLGLFLLLAFSFTAKLDLPIQLALYIGWFIIMVLGLRLGHQYKDLEKAALNGISNGLGAVLILLAVGALVGTWISGGIVPTIIYYGLKAIHPSIFLLATMIICSLTALATGTSWGAAGTAGIAMMGIGQGLGVPAPITAGAVLSGCYFGDKMSPLSDSVILASSMSNVEVMEHIKGMLPIALISYIITGIMFTAFGFHYAGNVDMSQVESVIKAMDQQFYITPYSFVPVIIVLALLAMRMPSFPVISFGSLLGIIWAVMIQDVDFLTAFNTAWAPFAISSGVDFIDSILNRGGMSSMLGSVAVIVFGLGFGGLLDKVGVLETIAKLFERRVQNAGSLATSTIGTAFMGNVFGSAMYVSLILTPKICAKNYDRLGYKRKNLSRNAEFGGTLTSGMVPWSDNGIYMASILGVATLSYAPFMWLSFVCIAVTIFTSYMGWFVDKCEPTAQASEDETLAETRQQTA from the coding sequence ATGAAGCAGGAAATTACTCGCTTACCAAGTCTTCCCCAAGTGCTTATTTCACTGGGATTGTTTTTACTTTTGGCTTTTTCGTTTACCGCGAAATTAGATCTACCTATTCAGCTAGCACTTTATATCGGCTGGTTCATTATTATGGTGTTGGGCTTACGTCTAGGTCATCAGTATAAAGACCTGGAAAAAGCGGCATTAAACGGAATTTCGAATGGTTTGGGTGCTGTTCTTATTCTATTAGCCGTTGGCGCATTGGTTGGTACCTGGATCTCCGGCGGTATCGTACCCACTATTATTTACTATGGTCTGAAGGCAATACATCCTTCTATCTTCCTTTTAGCCACTATGATCATTTGCTCCCTAACAGCACTTGCAACAGGCACCTCTTGGGGCGCAGCAGGTACCGCAGGTATCGCAATGATGGGGATTGGCCAAGGTCTTGGCGTACCAGCACCGATCACAGCAGGTGCGGTACTATCAGGCTGTTACTTCGGTGACAAAATGTCTCCGCTTTCAGATTCAGTGATCCTTGCTTCTTCAATGTCGAACGTGGAAGTCATGGAGCACATCAAAGGCATGCTGCCAATCGCTCTGATCAGCTACATCATTACTGGCATTATGTTCACGGCATTTGGCTTCCATTACGCAGGTAATGTTGACATGAGCCAAGTAGAATCTGTGATTAAAGCGATGGATCAGCAGTTCTACATCACGCCTTACTCGTTTGTTCCCGTGATCATCGTATTGGCGCTGCTTGCCATGCGTATGCCTTCATTCCCTGTCATCAGCTTTGGCTCTCTACTGGGCATTATTTGGGCAGTCATGATCCAAGATGTGGATTTCCTAACCGCGTTCAATACTGCTTGGGCACCGTTTGCGATTTCTTCAGGCGTCGATTTCATTGATTCCATCCTAAACCGTGGTGGCATGTCCTCCATGTTGGGCTCAGTGGCTGTTATCGTGTTTGGTCTTGGTTTTGGTGGTCTACTGGATAAAGTTGGCGTGCTAGAAACCATCGCGAAACTGTTTGAACGTCGTGTGCAAAATGCCGGTTCTCTCGCAACCAGCACGATTGGTACAGCGTTTATGGGTAACGTGTTCGGTTCAGCGATGTACGTTTCTCTTATCCTAACGCCAAAGATTTGTGCGAAAAACTACGACCGCCTAGGTTACAAACGTAAGAACCTGTCACGAAATGCCGAGTTCGGCGGCACGCTAACATCCGGTATGGTGCCTTGGAGTGACAACGGTATTTACATGGCGAGTATTCTTGGTGTCGCTACCCTGTCGTATGCACCGTTCATGTGGTTGAGCTTTGTTTGTATCGCAGTGACGATTTTCACCTCCTACATGGGTTGGTTTGTCGACAAGTGCGAGCCAACCGCGCAGGCGAGCGAAGACGAAACACTGGCAGAGACAAGACAACAAACCGCTTGA
- a CDS encoding Hpt domain-containing protein encodes MVRLSNKWVFRYSLGLALVWLCSVAFVWMQITNMRAAVDAVEEVGNKIEEVHAAFSYKREQRIQKLDEISLNVQLIYALRIQLEATYVHSFFAPDITQFLHVTDRYIDSVKTILQIDTRLSDLVAEVRRQRLQQTHADSILSFALLGSYISEATLSNSTRLSPVFKDIDNLVLLSNELEEAQRVPLQKLLAQSAVVLGQNAEVNHLVNQVSTHEVYAQQSWLEEQYHHIVLQSIVIVIAVSGLCFLGLLWLLYWGNTLVKSPQQSAENEVLHVPTETLRERLSSEAVQTEERQEQSSRQSDTALLEQRTEIDRNRSMSTTAVPQGSEELPPIKIDLMMDSLSGDEESVQMLLSVFVQDHADEHSNFVATYRDDPETAQRIVHSLKGVAASLGADALRKVAMEIESSMKHGHEPTEQQLQQLKECIDKTVAYAHRILNREIIISS; translated from the coding sequence ATGGTTCGATTGAGTAATAAATGGGTATTTCGCTATTCTTTGGGTCTTGCCTTGGTGTGGTTGTGCTCTGTCGCGTTTGTTTGGATGCAAATCACCAACATGCGTGCTGCGGTCGATGCCGTAGAGGAAGTTGGGAACAAAATTGAAGAAGTGCACGCGGCATTTTCTTACAAGCGTGAACAAAGAATCCAAAAGTTAGATGAAATTTCGCTGAATGTGCAATTGATTTATGCGTTGCGTATTCAGCTCGAAGCAACCTATGTACACTCGTTTTTTGCCCCGGATATTACTCAGTTTTTGCACGTCACCGATCGCTACATAGATAGTGTAAAAACCATTTTGCAAATCGACACCCGCTTGTCAGACTTGGTCGCTGAGGTGCGTCGCCAACGTCTTCAACAAACGCATGCGGATTCCATTCTCTCCTTTGCTTTACTCGGCTCGTATATTTCCGAGGCTACGTTAAGCAACAGCACGCGCTTAAGCCCAGTATTCAAAGATATCGATAACTTAGTGTTGTTATCGAATGAACTTGAAGAAGCGCAACGTGTGCCGCTACAAAAGTTGTTGGCCCAATCGGCGGTGGTACTTGGGCAAAATGCCGAAGTGAATCATCTGGTCAATCAAGTCAGTACCCACGAAGTCTACGCCCAGCAATCTTGGTTAGAAGAGCAGTATCACCATATTGTTTTGCAATCCATCGTGATTGTGATTGCGGTGAGTGGGCTCTGTTTTCTCGGTTTGTTGTGGTTACTGTACTGGGGCAATACGTTAGTGAAGTCGCCACAACAATCGGCAGAAAATGAGGTGTTGCACGTACCGACAGAAACCTTGAGAGAACGCTTGTCATCCGAAGCAGTGCAAACCGAGGAGAGGCAGGAGCAATCAAGCCGTCAAAGTGACACCGCTCTGCTTGAGCAGAGAACAGAGATAGACAGAAACCGTTCCATGTCCACCACGGCAGTACCGCAAGGGAGTGAAGAACTGCCGCCGATTAAAATCGATCTGATGATGGACTCTTTATCTGGCGATGAAGAATCGGTGCAGATGTTATTGAGCGTGTTTGTCCAAGATCATGCGGATGAGCACAGCAATTTTGTTGCAACCTATCGCGATGATCCCGAAACTGCACAGCGCATCGTTCACAGCCTGAAAGGGGTTGCCGCCAGCCTTGGTGCAGATGCTTTACGTAAAGTGGCGATGGAGATTGAATCCAGCATGAAGCATGGTCATGAACCGACAGAGCAACAATTGCAGCAATTGAAAGAGTGCATTGATAAAACGGTGGCTTACGCGCACCGCATTCTCAATCGCGAGATTATCATCTCATCATAA
- the yejK gene encoding nucleoid-associated protein YejK, translated as MSLHLSNVILHQLSKNDQDELMVNYRSESLVNDSSTENLVAELHRVFHSKAGKGFGCFQSDSEFQIWLNELQRGELDFYDFSQKCAVRLKEELAKYPFADEGILVFAEYQSLATDYLFVGILPLNQSLKVTEGLDISATDYLDINKMDIAARIDLSVYEADKDSNRYLSYIKGRVGRKVADFFLDFLQAEVGLDSKQQNQVLMQALDDFCTDAKLEKQEVNEYKKQVYEYCNGQIKAGEEVEIRELSGELPPSPSGASFLEFTQEQGYGLEESFPADRGLVRKLTKYVGAGGGLNVSFDSLLLGERIFYDPETDTLTIKGTPPNLRDQLTRNR; from the coding sequence ATGAGTCTGCATCTTTCAAACGTTATTCTGCATCAGCTTAGTAAAAATGATCAGGATGAGCTAATGGTAAACTACCGTTCTGAGTCCCTGGTCAATGATTCTTCTACAGAAAATCTGGTCGCTGAGCTGCATCGCGTGTTTCATTCCAAAGCAGGAAAAGGCTTTGGGTGTTTCCAATCTGACAGCGAATTTCAGATTTGGCTCAATGAATTACAACGTGGCGAACTGGATTTCTATGATTTCTCACAAAAATGCGCCGTAAGACTGAAAGAAGAGTTAGCAAAATACCCGTTTGCGGACGAAGGTATTCTTGTGTTTGCGGAGTACCAAAGCCTAGCGACCGATTATTTGTTCGTGGGTATATTGCCGCTTAATCAAAGTTTGAAAGTGACAGAAGGGTTGGACATCAGCGCGACCGATTATTTGGACATCAATAAGATGGACATCGCTGCGCGTATTGATTTATCGGTGTACGAAGCAGATAAAGATTCCAACCGTTATCTCTCTTACATTAAGGGACGAGTTGGCCGTAAAGTGGCGGATTTCTTCCTCGATTTCTTGCAAGCGGAAGTGGGCCTAGACAGCAAGCAGCAAAACCAAGTGTTGATGCAAGCGCTCGATGATTTCTGTACCGATGCAAAGTTGGAAAAACAAGAAGTCAACGAGTACAAGAAGCAAGTCTATGAATACTGTAATGGCCAAATCAAAGCAGGCGAAGAAGTGGAAATTCGCGAGCTTTCTGGCGAGTTACCACCAAGCCCATCTGGCGCGAGCTTCTTAGAATTTACGCAAGAACAAGGCTATGGCTTGGAAGAGAGTTTTCCTGCCGATCGTGGTTTAGTACGCAAGTTAACGAAGTATGTAGGGGCAGGTGGTGGTCTCAACGTGAGCTTCGATAGTTTGCTGCTGGGAGAGCGCATTTTCTACGATCCAGAGACCGATACGCTGACGATCAAAGGCACGCCGCCAAATCTGCGTGACCAACTGACGCGAAATCGATAA
- a CDS encoding YejL family protein yields MPITSKYTDEQVESILTEIGAVLDKHGATPELSLMIAGNIATNVLNQQVAASQRKLIAEKFAQALISSLQEPKTH; encoded by the coding sequence ATGCCGATTACATCGAAATACACAGACGAACAAGTAGAATCCATTCTTACTGAGATTGGAGCGGTGCTTGATAAGCACGGTGCAACACCAGAATTATCACTGATGATTGCCGGAAACATCGCAACAAACGTTCTTAATCAACAAGTTGCTGCTTCTCAACGTAAGCTAATTGCTGAAAAGTTTGCACAGGCACTGATCTCTTCTTTACAAGAACCAAAAACTCACTAA
- the asd gene encoding aspartate-semialdehyde dehydrogenase, translating to MRVGLVGWRGMVGSVLMQRMVEEKDFDLIEPVFFSTSQIGIPAPNFGKDAGLLQDAFNIDALKQLDAVITCQGGGYTEKVYPALREAGWKGYWIDAASTLRMAPDSIITLDPVNLAQIQQGIHSGTNTFVGGNCTVSLMLMALGGLYKQGMVEWMSAMTYQAASGAGAQNMRELISQMGVINDAVSSELANPSSSILDIDRKVAETMRSSSFPVDNFGAPLAGSLIPWIDVKRENGQSKEEWKGGVEANKILGLQNSPIPIDGTCVRIGAMRCHSQALTIKLKQNVPLDEIEEIIASDNEWVKVIPNERDITAQELTPAKVTGTLSIPVGRLRKMSMGDDFLNAFTVGDQLLWGAAEPLRRTLRIILAEKQ from the coding sequence ATGAGAGTGGGTTTAGTTGGTTGGCGTGGCATGGTTGGCTCGGTGCTGATGCAGCGCATGGTTGAAGAAAAAGACTTTGATCTGATTGAACCAGTCTTTTTCAGTACCTCTCAAATTGGTATTCCAGCGCCAAATTTTGGTAAAGATGCTGGTTTACTACAAGATGCATTCAATATTGATGCGTTGAAACAGCTCGACGCAGTCATCACTTGTCAAGGTGGTGGTTATACAGAAAAGGTATACCCAGCACTGCGCGAAGCGGGTTGGAAAGGCTACTGGATCGATGCGGCATCTACGCTGCGTATGGCTCCAGATTCGATTATCACTCTTGACCCAGTTAACCTAGCTCAAATTCAGCAAGGCATCCATAGTGGCACAAACACCTTTGTTGGTGGTAACTGTACCGTTTCTCTAATGTTGATGGCGTTAGGTGGACTATACAAACAAGGTATGGTTGAGTGGATGAGCGCGATGACTTACCAAGCGGCTTCTGGTGCGGGCGCGCAGAACATGCGTGAACTGATTTCTCAGATGGGTGTAATCAATGATGCAGTAAGCTCAGAATTGGCAAACCCATCAAGCTCTATTCTTGATATCGATCGTAAGGTTGCGGAAACGATGCGCAGCAGCTCGTTCCCAGTTGACAACTTTGGTGCGCCTCTGGCTGGCTCATTGATTCCATGGATCGACGTGAAACGTGAAAACGGTCAAAGCAAAGAAGAATGGAAAGGTGGCGTAGAAGCGAACAAGATCCTTGGTTTACAAAACTCTCCAATTCCAATCGATGGAACTTGTGTTCGTATCGGTGCAATGCGTTGTCATTCACAAGCGCTGACTATCAAGCTTAAGCAAAATGTACCTCTTGATGAAATTGAAGAGATCATTGCGAGTGACAATGAGTGGGTGAAAGTGATTCCAAACGAGCGTGACATTACCGCGCAAGAGCTAACGCCAGCTAAAGTAACAGGAACGCTTTCAATTCCTGTTGGCCGTTTACGCAAAATGTCGATGGGTGATGATTTCCTTAACGCATTCACCGTGGGTGACCAGCTTCTTTGGGGGGCGGCAGAACCTTTGCGTCGTACGCTAAGAATCATCCTTGCTGAGAAGCAATAA
- a CDS encoding potassium channel family protein — protein sequence MRRAEKQFAVIGLGRFGLAVCQELTDSGAQVLAIDVNEERVKLAASFVTQALVANCTHEETMAELKLDDYDMVMVAIGADMNSSILATLIAKEAGVKSVWVKANDKFQARVLQKIGADHIIMPERDMGIRVARKMLDKRVLEFHPLGSGLAMTEFVVGSRLMGKTLGELALCKVPGVQVLGFKRGPELVKAPELDVELEIGDMIILVGPQDALANKLSSL from the coding sequence ATGAGACGAGCTGAAAAACAATTTGCGGTGATTGGCTTAGGTCGTTTTGGTCTGGCGGTGTGTCAGGAGTTGACCGATTCCGGTGCTCAAGTGCTGGCCATCGACGTTAATGAAGAACGCGTCAAGTTAGCTGCAAGTTTTGTCACTCAAGCTCTAGTGGCCAACTGTACACATGAAGAGACCATGGCAGAGCTGAAATTGGATGACTACGACATGGTGATGGTCGCCATTGGTGCGGATATGAACTCCAGCATTTTAGCCACTCTGATTGCCAAAGAAGCGGGGGTCAAATCAGTTTGGGTTAAAGCCAACGACAAGTTCCAAGCTCGAGTTTTGCAAAAAATCGGCGCAGACCACATCATCATGCCAGAGCGCGATATGGGGATCCGCGTGGCAAGGAAGATGCTCGACAAACGCGTTCTTGAATTTCATCCACTTGGCAGTGGCTTGGCCATGACTGAATTTGTGGTGGGGTCACGCTTAATGGGTAAAACCCTCGGTGAACTGGCATTGTGCAAAGTCCCCGGCGTGCAGGTACTTGGGTTTAAACGCGGCCCAGAACTGGTCAAAGCTCCAGAGTTAGATGTCGAACTCGAAATTGGTGACATGATCATTTTGGTTGGCCCACAAGACGCATTGGCAAACAAACTCAGTTCACTATGA
- a CDS encoding prepilin-type N-terminal cleavage/methylation domain-containing protein: protein MYKKFRGFTLIELIVVIVLVAVLAVIAAPRFLNLQSDARRSVVEGLAGAVTNAAEMAYGKTAVEGMEELESYHVPNYGIVQYGYPSVSRGGMESFLQIDTGYHDLEREWVWAAHNNGSVSDPDWWIITQSQWLADGNIVDFNKAIEESRCYVKYTAAMEPGADFAVETITDGC, encoded by the coding sequence ATGTATAAGAAATTTCGAGGTTTTACGCTAATAGAATTAATCGTGGTGATTGTGCTTGTCGCCGTGTTAGCGGTGATCGCTGCGCCAAGATTCCTGAACTTACAATCTGATGCACGGCGTTCCGTCGTTGAAGGTTTAGCTGGCGCCGTGACGAATGCCGCTGAGATGGCGTATGGAAAAACCGCTGTGGAAGGGATGGAAGAGCTTGAATCCTATCACGTGCCGAATTACGGGATTGTGCAATATGGTTATCCGAGTGTCTCGCGTGGTGGAATGGAAAGCTTCTTACAAATTGACACTGGGTACCATGATTTAGAACGTGAATGGGTTTGGGCTGCACACAATAATGGCTCAGTCTCAGATCCCGATTGGTGGATCATCACGCAGTCACAATGGTTGGCAGATGGCAACATTGTGGATTTCAATAAAGCCATCGAAGAGAGCCGTTGCTACGTCAAATACACCGCAGCGATGGAACCGGGCGCGGACTTCGCCGTGGAAACCATCACAGACGGATGTTGA
- a CDS encoding ion transporter, which produces MSRQSLKHHLYVIIFGTHTPAGRAFDIGLIVAILTSLLVLLLESIPSIRAQWASELKYLEYGFTALFTLEYLLRLYCSPKPAAYARSFYGVVDLLAILPTYLAFLFPSAAFMGVIRLLRVMRIFRILKLVRYLQDSNLLMRSLLMARRKILIFFSAVAILVTIFGSLIYVIEGPHNGFTSIPKSIYWAIVTITTVGYGDLVPQTNIGKAIASLTMLLGYSILAVPTGIITAELNQEMNSHRQLVKCPNCSRAGHESDALFCKHCGSELADPDKRVVAVQSTESDKK; this is translated from the coding sequence ATGTCACGCCAGTCACTCAAGCATCATCTATACGTTATAATTTTCGGTACGCACACGCCTGCAGGCAGAGCCTTTGATATTGGCTTGATTGTCGCGATTTTGACCTCGCTGCTGGTGCTTTTACTTGAATCTATCCCATCGATTCGCGCTCAGTGGGCCAGCGAACTCAAATATCTTGAGTATGGTTTTACCGCTCTATTTACGCTCGAGTATTTGCTGCGTTTATATTGCTCGCCAAAACCTGCCGCCTACGCACGCAGTTTTTATGGTGTGGTGGACTTACTGGCGATACTGCCGACCTATCTTGCCTTCTTGTTCCCTTCAGCGGCTTTTATGGGCGTAATTCGACTGCTGCGTGTGATGCGTATCTTCCGTATTCTGAAACTCGTTCGTTATTTGCAAGACTCAAACTTGCTGATGCGCTCCTTGCTGATGGCTCGAAGAAAAATACTGATATTTTTCAGTGCCGTAGCCATTTTGGTGACCATATTTGGCTCTCTGATCTACGTGATTGAAGGTCCGCACAATGGCTTTACCAGTATTCCCAAAAGTATCTACTGGGCCATTGTGACCATTACGACCGTGGGCTATGGTGACCTCGTGCCACAAACCAATATAGGTAAAGCCATCGCGTCACTGACAATGTTACTCGGTTACTCTATTTTGGCGGTGCCAACGGGGATCATTACCGCCGAACTCAACCAAGAGATGAACTCACACCGACAATTGGTCAAGTGCCCCAACTGCTCACGTGCTGGACATGAATCCGATGCACTATTTTGCAAACACTGCGGCAGTGAACTGGCGGATCCCGATAAACGTGTGGTTGCCGTACAAAGCACAGAATCCGACAAAAAATAA
- a CDS encoding DUF3413 domain-containing protein, translating to MVDSGNSYGERVSRLVGWGHWFAFFNIIAAMLIGTRYITQSPWPETLLGQFYLVVSWVGHFGFLVFALYLLILFPLTFLLPSQRLFRLTSVVFATTGLTVLLIDTQAYQSINLHLTPVVWELLFSDDKSALSADLQHLFIVLPLIFFLQLGLSEWVWKKQRKLAHKHIGRPLAAVFFVCFIVSHLIYMWSDAYFYNPVTSQRANFPLSYPMTAKSFMEKHGLLDRDEYLKRLEANENNVELVRYPLDQLTFNRRGNNLNVLMISVNNLRSDRLSAEQMPNMFEFASNNQWFTNHYSSSNDGYGIFGLFYGLPTSYASSIKAQGTAPIFLKVLQDHGYQFGLFSGNGFNEPLYSEVIFRNQHLATQIEAEKNAQQAVTHSDANAVDAWNEWVVNQAKSPWFSYIEVTELDNIETASLPTTANASDKFKQAYDVAVRQADSTLQRIFATLDEQQLSDNTVVIITSNHGSEFNETQTNSWGANSNYSRYQLQVPMVIHWPGKLPAQFGQSTSHLDLSVTLLQDLMGVASNPADFSSGRNLFDESKRRWILAGDTREIALITPNQTTVIDKFGNFKLYDNHYQRVRDDSPKLPVLMQGLTELQRFYAKSN from the coding sequence ATGGTTGACAGCGGAAACTCATACGGCGAGCGCGTATCCAGATTAGTTGGATGGGGTCACTGGTTCGCATTTTTCAATATCATTGCTGCGATGTTGATTGGTACGCGTTATATCACCCAGTCCCCTTGGCCAGAAACGCTACTCGGGCAATTTTATCTGGTTGTCTCTTGGGTTGGTCATTTTGGCTTTTTGGTGTTTGCCTTATACCTGCTGATTCTGTTTCCTTTAACTTTTTTATTGCCATCGCAGCGGTTATTCCGTTTAACTTCTGTGGTTTTTGCGACCACAGGATTGACGGTGCTGCTGATCGATACACAAGCGTATCAAAGCATCAACCTGCACCTAACCCCCGTGGTTTGGGAGTTGCTGTTTAGCGATGACAAATCCGCTCTCAGCGCCGATCTCCAGCATCTGTTTATTGTGCTTCCGCTGATCTTTTTCCTGCAACTTGGTTTGTCGGAATGGGTGTGGAAGAAACAACGTAAACTCGCACACAAACATATTGGCCGCCCATTAGCCGCCGTCTTCTTTGTCTGCTTTATTGTTAGTCATCTGATCTACATGTGGTCCGATGCTTATTTCTATAATCCCGTGACTAGCCAAAGAGCCAACTTCCCGTTGTCTTACCCAATGACAGCGAAAAGCTTTATGGAAAAACATGGTCTACTGGATCGTGATGAATACTTAAAACGTTTGGAAGCGAACGAAAACAACGTCGAGTTGGTGCGTTACCCATTAGACCAGCTAACGTTTAACCGTCGTGGTAACAACCTCAATGTACTGATGATCAGCGTAAACAATTTACGCAGCGATCGTCTTTCGGCAGAACAAATGCCAAATATGTTTGAGTTTGCCTCTAACAACCAATGGTTTACCAACCACTACAGCTCAAGTAACGATGGCTATGGCATTTTTGGCCTTTTCTATGGCCTGCCGACCAGCTACGCCAGCAGCATTAAAGCACAAGGCACCGCGCCCATTTTCTTGAAAGTCCTCCAAGATCACGGCTATCAATTTGGTTTGTTTAGCGGAAATGGCTTTAACGAGCCTTTGTATAGTGAAGTTATCTTCCGTAATCAGCATTTAGCGACGCAGATCGAAGCAGAGAAAAACGCGCAACAAGCGGTGACTCATTCCGATGCAAACGCGGTCGATGCGTGGAACGAATGGGTAGTAAACCAAGCAAAATCGCCTTGGTTCAGCTACATCGAAGTCACTGAACTCGATAATATTGAAACCGCTTCGCTGCCAACCACCGCCAACGCGAGCGATAAATTCAAGCAAGCTTATGATGTCGCAGTGCGACAAGCCGACAGCACGCTACAACGTATTTTTGCGACCCTAGATGAACAGCAGTTAAGCGATAACACCGTGGTGATCATCACCTCAAATCACGGCAGCGAGTTTAACGAAACCCAAACCAACAGCTGGGGCGCAAACAGTAACTACAGTCGTTACCAGTTACAGGTACCTATGGTGATTCATTGGCCAGGAAAGCTGCCTGCGCAATTTGGCCAAAGTACCAGTCATTTGGATCTCTCCGTTACCCTACTTCAAGACCTGATGGGTGTGGCGTCGAATCCGGCTGATTTCAGCTCTGGGCGAAATCTGTTTGATGAAAGTAAACGCCGCTGGATCCTCGCAGGTGATACGAGAGAAATCGCGCTGATCACACCAAATCAAACCACGGTTATCGATAAATTCGGTAATTTCAAACTGTACGATAACCACTATCAGAGAGTTCGCGACGACAGCCCGAAACTGCCAGTATTGATGCAAGGGCTCACTGAGTTACAGCGCTTTTACGCTAAAAGCAACTAA
- a CDS encoding YchE family NAAT transporter — protein MQTFEVAIFLQFFLGLVAAVNPVGIMPVFVSLTGHMTPEEKYKTALTANVAVAIILTVSLLAGQMLLDMFSISLDSFRVAGGLLLLSIAFSMMSGKLGEDKQNKQEQSEYVSREQIGVVPLAMPLMAGPGAISSTIVYGSRYPSMFDTMGIVITIVAFSFCSWLLFRSAPIIVRFLGQTGINVITRIMGLILGALGIEFIANGLRNLFPGLA, from the coding sequence ATGCAAACGTTCGAAGTCGCTATCTTTTTGCAGTTTTTCTTAGGCTTAGTGGCCGCAGTAAACCCTGTGGGCATCATGCCGGTATTTGTGTCGCTTACAGGCCACATGACACCGGAAGAAAAATACAAAACCGCACTAACGGCCAATGTCGCAGTTGCGATTATTCTGACCGTTTCATTGCTAGCGGGTCAGATGCTACTCGACATGTTTAGCATTTCTCTCGATTCTTTCCGCGTTGCCGGTGGTTTGCTACTACTTAGCATCGCCTTTTCGATGATGAGCGGTAAGTTGGGTGAAGATAAACAAAACAAACAAGAGCAATCGGAATACGTGAGTCGCGAACAAATTGGTGTTGTGCCTTTGGCAATGCCTTTAATGGCGGGTCCTGGTGCGATTAGCTCGACCATCGTTTATGGTTCTCGCTACCCAAGCATGTTCGATACCATGGGTATTGTGATCACCATTGTTGCCTTTAGCTTTTGCTCATGGCTGCTATTTCGCTCAGCGCCAATTATCGTTCGCTTCTTAGGACAAACAGGCATCAACGTGATCACCCGTATTATGGGTCTTATCTTGGGTGCACTCGGCATCGAGTTCATCGCCAATGGCCTGCGTAATCTCTTCCCCGGATTAGCCTGA